A single Cnuibacter physcomitrellae DNA region contains:
- a CDS encoding PH domain-containing protein, producing the protein MHVDEQWVGVSSRYLGVEIVASILTAVVLCAICVPFILLQTWFGWPALGVAIVLSVVLLVLAPRRVRAIGYVLRADDLLFKRGIMWHRVVAVPYGRMQLIDINRGPVARALGLSELKFVTAAASTGVTIPGLPEQTADELRDRLVALAETRRVGL; encoded by the coding sequence ATGCACGTCGACGAGCAATGGGTCGGCGTCAGCTCCCGGTACCTCGGCGTCGAGATCGTCGCGAGCATCCTCACCGCCGTGGTGCTGTGCGCGATCTGCGTCCCGTTCATCCTGCTGCAGACCTGGTTCGGCTGGCCCGCGCTCGGCGTCGCGATCGTCCTCTCCGTCGTCCTCCTCGTGCTCGCCCCTCGTCGCGTGCGCGCGATCGGCTACGTGCTGCGCGCCGACGACCTGCTGTTCAAGCGCGGCATCATGTGGCACCGCGTGGTGGCGGTGCCCTACGGCCGGATGCAGCTGATCGACATCAACCGCGGTCCCGTCGCGCGTGCTCTCGGTCTCTCCGAGCTGAAGTTCGTCACCGCCGCCGCGTCCACCGGCGTCACGATCCCTGGCCTGCCCGAGCAGACCGCCGACGAGCTGCGCGACCGTCTCGTCGCCCTCGCCGAGACGAGACGCGTGGGACTGTGA
- a CDS encoding PH domain-containing protein gives MSAPLEPRDERPEGSAGPAAAPSASLADGEWHRLHPATPLLRGGIAFVAVVGFLLANLRERIVELVLGSPDGPTDPLDAAYQNGQLGWAGLIVAAALVAGVVLFFFSWRVHTFRVGDDVVEVRSGILFRTHRRAPLDRIQGVAIARPLFARLFGAAKLDVSVAGQDAKVQLAYLRSADADRLRVDVLALASGARAAESRRGAGPTETASSGGPGATALPPSPSSVEAAPLAPEPSVAPRGVLETRMREFMAPELDPSTAPPESVVRIPPGRLAGSLLLSGRTLVGLALVAVIVWLVTTDRLGFAVFVVLPMLLASVGYVYNRFTRSLRYSIAGTPDGVRIGYGLLSTSNDTLPPGRIHAIEVHQPLLWRLAGWWAIRIDRAGAAGEGSAQASTTMLPVGTAGDATRVLSLLLPGLAAEETRRILDAGLDDPRAGGFVTAPPRARWVRPLAWRTTGFAETTDAVVLRTGFLWRRLVVVPLARVQSVRIEQGPWRRMLGLVGLDVQTVAGPVHAQLPAAERAVGEAAFARWSAAAVAAAAADRTHRWRAHPSTGSASGPGRDGDGGASPSGAGERMEP, from the coding sequence GTGAGCGCCCCGCTCGAGCCCCGGGACGAGCGACCGGAGGGTTCCGCCGGCCCCGCCGCCGCCCCCAGCGCCTCGCTCGCCGACGGCGAGTGGCACCGGCTCCATCCCGCGACACCGCTCCTGCGCGGGGGCATCGCGTTCGTCGCGGTCGTCGGATTCCTGCTGGCCAACCTCCGCGAGCGGATCGTCGAGCTGGTCCTCGGATCCCCGGACGGACCGACCGACCCGCTCGACGCCGCGTACCAGAACGGCCAGCTCGGCTGGGCGGGCCTCATCGTCGCCGCAGCGCTCGTGGCCGGTGTCGTGCTGTTCTTCTTCAGCTGGCGCGTCCACACCTTCCGGGTCGGGGACGACGTCGTGGAGGTGCGCAGCGGCATCCTCTTCCGCACGCATCGCCGCGCGCCGCTCGACCGCATCCAGGGTGTGGCCATCGCACGACCGCTGTTCGCGCGCCTGTTCGGAGCCGCGAAGCTCGACGTCAGCGTCGCCGGCCAGGACGCCAAGGTGCAGCTCGCCTACCTCCGCAGCGCGGATGCAGACAGGCTGCGGGTGGACGTCCTCGCGCTGGCATCGGGCGCGAGAGCCGCCGAGTCGAGGCGGGGAGCCGGCCCGACGGAGACGGCGTCCTCCGGCGGGCCCGGAGCGACGGCCCTGCCGCCGTCGCCGTCCTCGGTCGAGGCTGCCCCGCTCGCCCCCGAGCCCTCGGTCGCTCCGCGGGGAGTCCTCGAGACGCGGATGCGCGAGTTCATGGCTCCCGAGCTCGACCCCTCGACCGCACCGCCCGAGTCGGTGGTGCGCATCCCGCCGGGTCGGCTCGCGGGCTCGCTCCTGCTGAGCGGACGGACCCTGGTCGGACTCGCGCTCGTGGCCGTCATCGTCTGGCTGGTCACGACCGATCGGCTCGGCTTCGCCGTGTTCGTCGTGCTGCCGATGCTGCTCGCGTCGGTCGGGTACGTGTACAACCGCTTCACCCGTTCGCTGCGCTACAGCATCGCGGGGACGCCGGACGGTGTCCGGATCGGATACGGACTGCTCTCGACCAGCAACGACACGCTCCCACCCGGACGCATCCACGCGATCGAGGTCCATCAGCCCCTGCTGTGGCGGCTCGCGGGCTGGTGGGCCATCCGCATCGACCGGGCCGGCGCGGCGGGGGAGGGCAGCGCGCAGGCGAGCACGACGATGCTCCCGGTCGGCACGGCCGGCGACGCGACGCGGGTGCTCTCGCTCCTCCTGCCCGGGCTGGCCGCGGAGGAGACCAGACGGATCCTCGACGCGGGCCTCGACGATCCCCGAGCCGGCGGGTTCGTCACGGCGCCGCCCCGCGCCCGGTGGGTCCGCCCGCTCGCCTGGCGGACCACCGGCTTCGCCGAGACCACGGATGCGGTCGTGCTGCGCACCGGGTTCCTCTGGCGTCGGCTCGTGGTGGTGCCGCTGGCTCGTGTGCAGAGCGTGCGCATCGAGCAGGGCCCGTGGCGCCGGATGCTCGGCCTCGTCGGGCTGGACGTCCAGACCGTGGCCGGGCCGGTCCACGCGCAGCTCCCGGCGGCCGAGCGCGCGGTCGGGGAGGCCGCGTTCGCGCGCTGGTCCGCCGCGGCGGTCGCGGCGGCCGCCGCCGATCGCACCCACCGCTGGCGAGCGCATCCCTCGACGGGGTCGGCGAGCGGGCCAGGCCGCGACGGCGACGGCGGTGCTTCGCCGTCGGGCGCAGGGGAGAGGATGGAGCCATGA
- a CDS encoding Rossmann-like and DUF2520 domain-containing protein yields the protein MRPSERSGRLGVGIIGAGRVGPVLGAALGGAGHAVVGISAISDVGRERADVLLPGVPVLSVPDVVERSELVVLAVPSEELPGLVAGLAETGAWQMGQLVMHTAPEFGVSVLDPARASGVIPLAVHPAMVFTGTSVDVSRLVGVHFGVTAPSAVLPIAQALVVEMGGEPVVVAEADRPAYAEAVATATSFSTAIIEQAAGLLSDAGIDAPGRVLAPLVRSAVEEALARAGAAAGSTPDALPPEV from the coding sequence ATGAGACCGTCGGAACGCTCGGGGCGCCTCGGCGTCGGCATCATCGGCGCGGGGCGGGTGGGTCCCGTCCTCGGTGCGGCGCTCGGCGGCGCCGGCCACGCCGTGGTCGGGATCTCCGCCATCTCCGACGTGGGCCGCGAGCGGGCCGACGTGCTGCTGCCCGGCGTGCCGGTGCTCAGCGTGCCCGACGTGGTCGAGCGCAGCGAGCTGGTCGTGCTGGCGGTGCCGTCGGAGGAGCTCCCGGGGCTCGTCGCCGGCCTGGCCGAGACGGGGGCGTGGCAGATGGGACAGCTGGTGATGCACACGGCGCCCGAGTTCGGCGTCTCCGTGCTCGATCCGGCACGCGCATCCGGCGTGATCCCGCTCGCCGTGCATCCGGCCATGGTGTTCACGGGCACGAGCGTCGACGTCTCGCGGCTCGTCGGGGTGCACTTCGGAGTCACCGCGCCGTCGGCCGTGCTGCCGATCGCTCAGGCCCTCGTCGTCGAGATGGGCGGCGAGCCCGTCGTCGTCGCCGAGGCGGACCGACCGGCCTACGCGGAGGCGGTCGCCACGGCGACGAGCTTCTCGACGGCGATCATCGAGCAGGCGGCCGGCCTGCTCTCCGACGCCGGCATCGACGCTCCGGGCCGGGTGCTCGCGCCCCTCGTCCGCTCTGCCGTGGAGGAGGCCCTCGCCCGAGCAGGTGCCGCCGCCGGCTCCACGCCCGACGCGCTCCCGCCCGAGGTCTGA
- a CDS encoding Ig domain-containing protein, translated as MRRLLCALLAAAAVVGGAALTAPSPADARGFDLDTTWSGFVDERADVLAPTPWGGAYVVDNTRGLIRTIDEHGVVSPNIRTLPPGMIVSDAVTDGYGDTVLCGQGNSGMIAISRDGRQRDVVPRGTGLGLAHCAVDSRGNIVFTRPDAGALGRIDRFGSLDLWWASLPTGWEPLQISIAGDDSVYTWDRTNTISLVTQSQGVIYPFITSAHDTCAWDFDATSSALYVTDPCRGGVLQYNLGGALVRTISLPAGSPQPTEAAISDQGNLFLRASGTPTVWQVPSSEPLATEPTVRWDLAGKVTRMALLPNDTLYAQAAGYLHRIDPVFDIWPDTGAAASVSAPYTDRYFTDSPFWVTLSVSGGALPPGLTLDGPTGILSGTPTRAGTYTFDLTADNVKTKPITKTFTVVVNP; from the coding sequence ATGCGCAGACTCCTGTGCGCCCTCCTGGCGGCCGCGGCCGTCGTCGGCGGGGCCGCCCTCACCGCCCCCTCGCCCGCGGACGCCCGCGGCTTCGACCTCGACACGACGTGGTCGGGGTTCGTCGACGAGCGCGCCGACGTGCTCGCGCCGACGCCGTGGGGTGGCGCCTACGTCGTCGACAACACCCGCGGCCTCATCCGCACGATCGACGAGCACGGCGTGGTCTCGCCGAACATCCGGACCCTCCCGCCGGGCATGATCGTCTCCGACGCCGTCACCGACGGCTACGGCGACACGGTCCTCTGCGGCCAGGGGAACAGCGGCATGATCGCGATCTCCCGCGACGGCCGGCAGCGCGACGTCGTACCCCGCGGCACCGGGCTGGGACTCGCCCACTGCGCGGTCGACTCGAGAGGGAACATCGTCTTCACCAGGCCGGATGCGGGGGCTCTCGGGCGCATCGACCGCTTCGGCTCCCTCGACCTCTGGTGGGCGTCACTGCCGACCGGATGGGAGCCGCTCCAGATCTCGATCGCGGGCGACGACTCCGTCTACACCTGGGATCGGACGAACACGATCTCTCTCGTCACGCAGTCACAGGGCGTGATCTATCCGTTCATCACGTCCGCTCACGACACGTGCGCGTGGGACTTCGATGCCACCAGTTCGGCGCTGTACGTCACCGACCCGTGTCGTGGAGGCGTCCTCCAGTACAACCTCGGCGGCGCGCTCGTACGCACCATCTCCCTTCCCGCCGGTTCTCCCCAACCGACCGAAGCCGCCATCAGCGATCAGGGCAACCTGTTCCTCCGCGCCTCCGGGACCCCCACGGTCTGGCAGGTGCCGAGCTCGGAACCGCTGGCGACCGAGCCGACCGTGCGCTGGGACCTGGCCGGGAAGGTGACCCGGATGGCTCTGCTCCCGAACGACACCCTGTACGCCCAGGCCGCCGGCTACCTGCACCGCATCGACCCCGTCTTCGACATCTGGCCCGACACCGGCGCCGCCGCGTCCGTCTCGGCGCCGTACACCGACCGGTACTTCACCGACTCGCCGTTCTGGGTGACGCTCTCCGTCAGCGGTGGGGCGCTCCCTCCTGGCCTGACGCTCGACGGGCCCACCGGCATCCTGTCGGGCACCCCCACCCGAGCAGGAACCTATACGTTCGACCTCACGGCCGACAACGTGAAGACGAAGCCCATCACGAAGACGTTCACCGTCGTCGTGAACCCCTGA